Proteins from one Chroococcidiopsis sp. CCMEE 29 genomic window:
- a CDS encoding DUF29 domain-containing protein: MNSTLFDQDYYLWLKETAQILQQGRWSDLDIANLVEEIEDMGRSEKRAVERNLEVVLLHLLKHKYQPEKRSNSWLATLFEHRRRLNKYLKESPSLKPYFHSAFADCYNAARKLAAIETGLEIDIFPTESPFTPEEVLETS, translated from the coding sequence ATGAACTCGACGCTTTTCGACCAAGATTATTACTTGTGGCTAAAGGAGACCGCCCAGATCCTACAACAAGGGCGATGGAGCGACCTTGATATTGCAAATTTAGTTGAAGAAATTGAGGACATGGGCAGGAGCGAGAAACGGGCGGTGGAGAGGAACTTAGAGGTAGTGCTGCTGCACCTGCTCAAGCACAAGTATCAACCAGAGAAGCGCTCCAATAGCTGGTTAGCAACTTTGTTTGAGCATAGACGCAGGTTAAATAAATACCTGAAGGAGAGTCCCAGCTTGAAACCATATTTCCACTCAGCGTTTGCGGACTGCTACAACGCCGCCAGAAAACTAGCCGCTATTGAGACTGGGTTAGAAATCGATATTTTCCCGACTGAATCTCCCTTCACGCCAGAGGAGGTTTTGGAAACTAGCTAA
- a CDS encoding UPF0175 family protein: MNELKIELPPSVSPDEARLLLTVKLFETGKLSLGQAAKLAGYSKRTFIELLGKMGVQALNYPAEDLEREIDL, translated from the coding sequence ATGAACGAGCTAAAGATAGAACTGCCTCCAAGTGTTTCTCCAGATGAGGCTCGGCTGCTACTTACAGTCAAGCTATTTGAAACTGGTAAACTGTCTCTTGGGCAGGCTGCCAAACTGGCGGGTTACTCCAAGCGTACCTTCATTGAGTTGCTTGGCAAAATGGGAGTGCAAGCGCTCAACTACCCCGCTGAAGACTTAGAGCGGGAGATCGACCTTTGA
- a CDS encoding transposase, whose translation MEQAFRYRVYPTPEQESLLRRTLGCVRLVYNRALAARTEAWYEQQEKIDYIKTSSLLTQWKKQDDLQFLNEVSCVPLQQGLRHLQKAFSNFWTGRTRYPNFKKKRNGGSAEFTRSAFKWRDGQVWLAKCSEALPIRWSRPLPKECEPSTITVKLDARERWYVSLLVDNPQIKFLPSVDKSVGLDLGVTSLLTTSNGVKIANPKHFKGLHKKLRRVQKALSRKQKGSNNRSKARLVVARVQGKIADTRKDFLHKLTTQLVRENQTIVVEDLAVKNMVKNPKLAQSISDASWGELVRFLDYKCRWYGRELVKIDRWFPSSKRCGNCGHIVDKLPLNVREWECPKCGTSHDRDINASKNILAAGLAVSVCGANVRPDSHEVKGQLRNTRKASAVSLSRTGKKQKPKS comes from the coding sequence ATGGAACAAGCTTTTCGTTACCGTGTTTACCCCACCCCGGAACAGGAATCTCTGTTGCGGCGAACATTGGGCTGTGTACGTTTGGTTTATAACCGAGCGCTTGCTGCAAGAACGGAAGCTTGGTACGAGCAACAAGAGAAAATTGACTACATCAAGACCTCCAGTTTGTTGACTCAATGGAAAAAGCAGGATGACTTGCAATTTCTCAACGAGGTGAGCTGCGTACCATTGCAGCAGGGATTGCGACACCTGCAAAAAGCTTTTTCTAACTTTTGGACAGGACGTACTCGCTACCCCAACTTCAAGAAAAAGAGGAATGGAGGCAGTGCTGAGTTTACCCGTTCTGCCTTCAAGTGGAGGGATGGGCAAGTTTGGTTGGCAAAGTGTAGTGAGGCTCTGCCAATTAGATGGAGTCGTCCACTTCCAAAGGAGTGTGAACCATCTACCATCACCGTTAAGTTGGATGCCAGGGAACGCTGGTACGTCTCGCTGTTGGTAGACAATCCCCAGATCAAATTTCTGCCGTCTGTTGATAAGTCGGTAGGGTTGGACTTGGGTGTGACTAGTTTGCTGACTACTAGCAACGGGGTAAAAATTGCTAATCCTAAACACTTTAAGGGTTTGCATAAAAAGTTGAGACGCGTGCAAAAAGCACTGTCTCGCAAACAAAAAGGGTCTAACAATCGCAGTAAAGCACGGTTGGTAGTTGCTCGTGTTCAAGGCAAGATTGCCGATACCCGCAAAGACTTTCTCCATAAACTGACAACTCAACTGGTGCGTGAAAATCAAACCATCGTGGTTGAGGACTTGGCAGTTAAAAACATGGTGAAAAACCCTAAATTGGCACAGAGTATTTCTGATGCTAGTTGGGGAGAGTTGGTACGCTTCCTTGACTACAAATGCCGGTGGTATGGTCGAGAACTGGTGAAGATTGACCGCTGGTTTCCCAGTTCTAAACGCTGTGGAAACTGCGGTCACATTGTAGATAAGTTGCCGTTGAACGTTCGAGAGTGGGAATGTCCCAAATGTGGAACTAGCCATGACCGAGACATCAACGCAAGTAAGAACATTTTGGCGGCAGGGCTTGCCGTGTCTGTCTGTGGAGCGAATGTAAGACCTGATAGCCATGAGGTTAAAGGGCAGTTGCGCAATACCCGTAAGGCTTCAGCCGTGAGCCTCAGCCGAACGGGAAAGAAGCAGAAACCTAAATCGTGA
- a CDS encoding type II toxin-antitoxin system RelE/ParE family toxin, with protein sequence MSDELEDKPPDRYALRIAKTAEKDLYKLQNKQFAQVAKKIFSLQGNPKPQDCKQLNGYPGGYRVDQGEYRILYTINDELKMVSSPRSKETGHSPRVSQMECFSSPHP encoded by the coding sequence ATGAGTGATGAGTTAGAGGATAAGCCGCCAGATCGCTATGCTCTACGGATTGCTAAAACTGCTGAAAAGGATTTATACAAGCTGCAAAATAAGCAGTTTGCTCAAGTAGCTAAAAAAATCTTCTCGCTTCAAGGCAACCCTAAACCTCAGGATTGTAAACAGCTAAACGGTTATCCTGGTGGCTATCGTGTCGATCAAGGCGAGTATAGGATTCTATACACTATTAATGATGAGTTGAAAATGGTAAGCTCACCCCGCTCTAAAGAGACGGGGCATTCGCCGCGCGTCTCCCAGATGGAATGTTTCAGTAGCCCTCATCCCTAA
- a CDS encoding HAD hydrolase-like protein — MTIKVIIFDFDGTIADTLNAIVSITNRLAAQFGHKPISQEELVQIKNLSSRQIIKQSGISIFKFPLLVGKVKAELNSEIQTIKPFLGIKEALIEVKSEVDRVGMLSSNSKENIVAFLEMNGLQDLFDFIYTGATLFGKSKVIKELLKQEKFKPEESVYVGDETRDIEAARRSRTKAIAVSWGFNSKEVLAAQNPDFLVHQPSELVEVIKSLQQAVISK, encoded by the coding sequence ATGACCATAAAAGTAATTATTTTTGATTTTGATGGCACAATTGCTGATACACTCAATGCGATCGTTAGTATTACTAATCGTTTAGCTGCTCAATTTGGACATAAGCCAATCAGTCAAGAGGAACTGGTTCAAATCAAAAATTTAAGCTCTAGACAAATTATTAAACAATCAGGCATTTCAATTTTTAAGTTTCCTTTATTAGTAGGAAAAGTCAAAGCCGAATTAAATTCTGAGATTCAAACAATAAAACCTTTTTTAGGAATTAAAGAAGCCCTGATAGAGGTAAAAAGTGAAGTCGATCGGGTAGGAATGCTCAGCTCTAACTCTAAGGAAAACATTGTAGCGTTTCTGGAAATGAATGGTTTACAGGACTTGTTTGATTTTATTTATACAGGAGCGACACTTTTTGGTAAAAGTAAAGTTATTAAAGAGTTATTGAAGCAAGAAAAGTTTAAACCTGAAGAAAGTGTTTACGTTGGTGATGAGACCAGAGATATAGAGGCAGCAAGAAGAAGCCGGACCAAGGCGATCGCAGTTAGTTGGGGCTTCAATTCAAAAGAAGTGTTAGCAGCGCAAAACCCAGATTTTTTGGTACACCAGCCGAGTGAACTGGTAGAAGTAATAAAAAGTCTGCAACAGGCAGTGATATCAAAATAA
- a CDS encoding DUF29 domain-containing protein — MKTNYEKDFVAWSDEQAMLLEQERFDELDLIHLIEEVRDLGRRERDAIESQLERLLLHLLKWQYQPQLKGSSWDISIKDARRQIKKLCRKYPVLVKHIQNENTFYECYLNAREAAADETGLPIATFPLEYQYSLSSVLDPEFLPQ; from the coding sequence ATGAAAACCAACTACGAAAAAGACTTTGTTGCCTGGTCCGACGAGCAGGCGATGCTGTTAGAACAGGAAAGATTTGACGAACTAGACTTGATTCACCTGATTGAAGAGGTGCGAGACTTGGGGAGAAGGGAGCGGGATGCAATTGAGAGCCAATTGGAGCGATTGCTTTTGCACCTGCTCAAATGGCAGTATCAGCCCCAGTTAAAAGGCAGCAGTTGGGATATTTCTATCAAGGATGCTAGAAGGCAAATCAAAAAGCTTTGTAGAAAATATCCTGTACTTGTAAAACATATCCAAAACGAAAATACCTTTTATGAATGCTATCTGAATGCTCGTGAAGCGGCAGCAGATGAGACTGGGTTGCCAATAGCTACATTTCCTTTGGAATACCAGTACTCGCTATCTTCGGTGCTAGATCCAGAGTTTTTGCCACAGTAG
- a CDS encoding type II toxin-antitoxin system Phd/YefM family antitoxin, with translation MTTMTVSEARNKLPELLNRVGFGHERILVERHGKPVAAIVSLEDLSDLKLLRTLSIRLFCVVQ, from the coding sequence ATGACTACCATGACTGTTAGCGAGGCTCGTAACAAGCTTCCAGAGTTACTAAACCGTGTAGGGTTCGGTCATGAGCGGATTTTGGTTGAGCGGCATGGCAAACCTGTTGCTGCCATTGTTAGTCTTGAAGATTTAAGCGACTTGAAGCTCTTGAGGACGCTATCGATTCGGCTGTTTTGCGTCGTGCAGTAG
- a CDS encoding DUF2358 domain-containing protein, with protein sequence MDIIQILKQDYQRFPVDQTYGIYAEDVYFQDPLNRFHGVERYQKMIAFITKWFIAPKMDLHDIRQAGKTITTHWTLSWNAPVPWKPRITIPGWSELHLNQDNLIVSHIDYWNCSRLDVLKQLLS encoded by the coding sequence ATGGACATCATTCAAATCCTCAAGCAAGACTATCAACGATTCCCAGTTGACCAGACCTACGGTATCTATGCGGAAGATGTTTACTTCCAAGATCCGCTTAACCGTTTTCATGGCGTTGAGCGGTACCAGAAAATGATTGCTTTCATCACCAAATGGTTTATCGCCCCCAAAATGGATTTACACGACATTCGCCAAGCAGGGAAGACTATCACGACCCATTGGACTTTGAGCTGGAATGCCCCAGTTCCCTGGAAGCCGCGCATTACTATTCCTGGCTGGAGCGAGTTACACCTCAACCAAGATAACTTAATTGTTTCCCACATCGATTACTGGAATTGTTCACGCCTCGATGTTTTGAAGCAATTACTGTCATAG
- a CDS encoding type II toxin-antitoxin system RelE/ParE family toxin: MSNICRFTVPASQDIENIINFIADKSGFDVAERFLNKINEQCVNLANFPSMGRRRDELAPLLRSFPVDDYLIFYRLVEGGIEVVRVVSGYRNLDALFDEQDED; this comes from the coding sequence ATGAGCAATATTTGCAGATTTACTGTTCCGGCTAGTCAAGATATTGAGAACATCATCAATTTTATTGCTGACAAGAGCGGTTTCGATGTAGCAGAGCGCTTCCTCAACAAAATCAACGAGCAGTGTGTGAATTTAGCGAATTTTCCCAGTATGGGGCGGAGGCGTGATGAACTTGCTCCCTTGTTGCGAAGCTTTCCAGTCGATGATTACCTAATTTTCTATCGCCTAGTTGAAGGGGGGATTGAAGTTGTGCGGGTAGTTAGTGGATACCGCAATTTAGATGCACTTTTTGATGAGCAGGATGAGGATTGA
- the queG gene encoding tRNA epoxyqueuosine(34) reductase QueG: MVSSTQVKQKALELGFHKVGIATVDIAPSVEVQRLQAWLAMGYHADMEWMANPKRQDIYLVMPQVRSLICVALNYYTPHQRPHGSEYAKISRYGWGRDYHKVLHKKLKALTNWLQAQGVQARYYADTGPVQDKLWAQRAGIGWIAKNGNVITREYGSWVFLGEVLTNVDLTPDTPHTEHCGNCTRCLEACPTGAITAPFVVDANRCIAYHTIENRDDQLPEAIATHLQGWVAGCDICQDVCPWNQRFAQETDVVEFQPYPDNIAPKLTKLAEMTDREWDKQFPASALRRIKPEMLRRNARANLKSSAASTQFNAKQ, from the coding sequence ATGGTTAGCAGCACTCAGGTGAAGCAGAAAGCCCTGGAGTTGGGATTCCACAAAGTTGGGATTGCCACAGTGGATATTGCTCCCAGCGTGGAGGTGCAGCGCTTACAGGCATGGCTGGCAATGGGTTATCACGCAGATATGGAATGGATGGCGAACCCGAAGCGGCAGGATATTTATTTGGTAATGCCCCAAGTGCGATCGCTGATCTGTGTTGCCCTGAACTATTACACACCCCACCAGCGTCCCCATGGTAGTGAATATGCCAAAATCTCGCGTTATGGTTGGGGACGTGACTACCACAAGGTGTTGCACAAAAAGCTAAAAGCACTGACTAATTGGTTACAAGCACAAGGAGTTCAAGCCCGTTACTATGCTGATACGGGTCCAGTTCAGGATAAACTCTGGGCACAACGAGCTGGAATTGGTTGGATTGCCAAGAATGGTAATGTGATTACCCGGGAGTATGGTTCTTGGGTATTTCTGGGCGAAGTGCTGACAAACGTGGATTTGACTCCAGACACCCCCCATACTGAACACTGCGGCAACTGTACTCGTTGTCTTGAGGCATGTCCTACGGGTGCAATTACTGCCCCATTTGTAGTAGATGCTAATCGCTGCATTGCTTATCACACAATTGAGAATCGGGACGATCAGTTGCCGGAGGCGATCGCCACCCATCTCCAAGGTTGGGTAGCCGGATGCGATATTTGCCAGGATGTTTGCCCTTGGAATCAGCGGTTTGCTCAAGAAACCGATGTGGTAGAATTTCAACCTTACCCTGATAATATTGCGCCCAAATTGACCAAATTAGCTGAAATGACGGATCGAGAGTGGGACAAGCAGTTCCCAGCCTCAGCGTTGCGACGGATTAAACCAGAGATGTTGCGGCGGAATGCCCGTGCTAATCTTAAGTCGTCCGCAGCATCTACTCAGTTTAACGCTAAACAATGA
- a CDS encoding DUF29 family protein has translation MKINYEKDFVAWADEQSILLEQERFAELDLIHLIEEVRDLGSNDKHALKSNLRISGISMLFLRVKVSTAPGTNWSTLTISL, from the coding sequence ATGAAAATTAACTACGAAAAAGATTTTGTTGCTTGGGCGGACGAGCAGTCAATACTGTTGGAACAAGAAAGATTTGCTGAACTAGATTTGATCCATTTAATCGAAGAGGTACGCGACTTGGGCAGCAACGACAAACACGCCCTAAAAAGCAACCTGCGGATATCAGGGATATCAATGCTCTTCCTAAGGGTAAAGGTTTCTACCGCACCGGGAACTAATTGGTCTACCTTGACCATTTCGTTGTAG
- a CDS encoding DUF3368 domain-containing protein — protein MDDRKARQLAQQLSLKVIGTVGMLLRAKRFGVIPEIKPLLAALNQVNFRISEALNPEGFTTCWGTLRRSHSI, from the coding sequence TTGGACGATAGAAAAGCTCGCCAGCTCGCCCAACAACTAAGTTTGAAGGTTATCGGTACTGTAGGAATGCTGCTACGTGCCAAACGCTTTGGTGTCATTCCTGAGATTAAGCCTCTACTAGCTGCGTTGAACCAAGTGAATTTTCGCATTTCGGAGGCACTTAATCCAGAAGGCTTTACAACTTGCTGGGGAACTTTAAGGCGATCGCACTCCATCTAA
- a CDS encoding DUF3368 domain-containing protein, giving the protein MIVVADTSPICYLLLIGEIDLLPQLYGQVLIPQIVQRELADERSPAVVQAWMSQPPEWLVIQTVSIPSESDLDNLDPGEQAAIVLAEQCKANLIVIDDLLGRQVALSHHLNVTGLLGVLDEAARQNLVNFPEVIARLQQTTFRASSKLIQSLLQQHRSEDKL; this is encoded by the coding sequence ATGATTGTTGTAGCTGATACTTCACCAATTTGTTATCTGCTGCTGATTGGCGAAATCGATCTACTGCCTCAACTCTATGGACAAGTGCTGATTCCTCAAATTGTTCAACGGGAGTTAGCAGACGAGCGATCGCCTGCTGTCGTGCAAGCTTGGATGAGTCAACCACCAGAGTGGTTGGTAATTCAAACAGTCAGTATTCCATCTGAGAGTGATTTAGATAATTTAGATCCAGGCGAACAAGCCGCGATTGTGCTAGCAGAACAATGCAAAGCAAATTTAATCGTTATTGATGATTTGTTAGGGCGACAAGTTGCTTTGTCCCATCACTTAAATGTTACTGGGCTGCTTGGTGTTCTAGATGAAGCAGCCAGGCAAAATTTGGTGAATTTTCCAGAGGTGATTGCTCGTCTGCAACAAACTACATTTCGAGCCTCGTCGAAGCTGATTCAGTCGCTCTTGCAGCAGCACCGCTCGGAAGACAAACTCTAA
- a CDS encoding UPF0175 family protein, with protein MQIQIALPDDVAHSLEEKWGSLERKILEMLVIEAYREGSISAGKVRELLGISTRLEVDAFLKAKGVDLHYDEADFEADRQTHEQLRQSGKLNV; from the coding sequence ATGCAAATTCAAATTGCGCTACCGGACGATGTGGCTCATTCTTTAGAGGAGAAATGGGGTAGTCTAGAACGGAAAATACTAGAAATGCTAGTGATTGAAGCCTATCGAGAAGGTTCAATCAGTGCTGGTAAAGTACGAGAGTTACTAGGCATATCCACTCGTTTAGAGGTTGATGCGTTTTTGAAAGCAAAGGGAGTGGATTTACATTACGACGAAGCTGACTTTGAAGCTGATCGCCAAACCCATGAGCAACTGCGGCAGTCAGGAAAGCTGAATGTTTGA
- a CDS encoding transposase, whose product MLNLTYSYRIYPDAIQEAQMLEWMEQCRRVYNYALAERKDWMNSRRCQLNACSLRSEYIIPADTPYPNYYAQKRNLTAARKVIPELDSVHSQVLQEALARLDKSFRFMQQREFGFPRFKSVGQFRSLLFPQFKTNPVTGWQVKLPKIGAVGLNLHRPIPDGFVVKQVRVVKKASGWYAMLVLESDISIPDPMPIGNSIGIDLGLEKFLAVSTGKLVARPKFFVQLQSKLKWLQRQLKDKVKGSNNYRKAQSKIRRLHERIHNTRREFHFQVAHQLCSNVGMIFAEELNLKATSRGMLAKHCLDAGWGGFLDILGWVCKKRDVYFARVNPNGTSQTCPKCGTHTGKKELSQRVHHCVECGYTTDRDVAAAIVVEQRGLTAVGHTVVLPVEVNRLAVPVKQESLRGNSWKPTL is encoded by the coding sequence ATGTTGAACCTGACATACAGCTACCGAATTTATCCAGACGCTATCCAGGAAGCCCAAATGCTTGAGTGGATGGAGCAATGCCGCCGTGTGTATAATTACGCGCTGGCAGAGCGCAAGGACTGGATGAATTCGCGCAGGTGTCAGCTCAACGCTTGTAGTCTGCGGTCGGAATACATCATTCCAGCTGATACGCCATACCCCAACTACTATGCCCAAAAACGCAATCTAACGGCAGCGAGAAAGGTAATTCCAGAGCTTGATTCCGTACATTCGCAAGTATTGCAGGAAGCATTGGCAAGACTGGACAAGTCTTTTCGCTTCATGCAGCAACGAGAATTTGGCTTCCCCCGCTTTAAGTCTGTTGGGCAGTTCAGATCGTTGCTGTTCCCGCAGTTCAAAACCAATCCCGTTACTGGATGGCAAGTGAAACTCCCTAAGATTGGAGCAGTGGGGCTCAACTTGCATCGACCGATTCCAGACGGATTTGTGGTTAAACAAGTGCGGGTAGTCAAAAAGGCATCGGGGTGGTATGCGATGTTGGTATTGGAGTCTGATATTTCTATTCCCGATCCGATGCCGATTGGTAATAGTATTGGGATTGATCTCGGTCTTGAGAAATTTCTGGCTGTGTCTACGGGGAAGCTGGTTGCTCGACCCAAATTCTTTGTGCAGTTGCAAAGCAAGCTTAAATGGCTGCAACGTCAACTTAAAGATAAAGTCAAAGGCTCGAACAACTACCGCAAAGCGCAATCCAAAATTCGTCGATTGCACGAACGCATTCATAACACTCGTCGAGAGTTTCACTTTCAAGTTGCCCATCAGCTTTGTAGCAATGTAGGCATGATATTTGCTGAAGAGCTTAACCTTAAAGCAACTAGTCGGGGCATGTTGGCTAAGCACTGCCTCGATGCAGGGTGGGGTGGGTTCTTGGATATCCTTGGTTGGGTATGCAAGAAACGAGATGTCTACTTTGCCCGTGTAAATCCTAACGGCACAAGTCAGACTTGCCCGAAGTGTGGGACACATACTGGCAAAAAAGAACTCTCACAACGAGTGCATCATTGTGTTGAGTGTGGATATACAACAGACCGCGATGTGGCTGCGGCAATAGTCGTAGAGCAAAGAGGTCTTACAGCGGTGGGACACACCGTAGTGCTGCCTGTGGAGGTAAACCGCCTGGCGGTTCCCGTGAAGCAGGAAAGTCTAAGGGGTAACTCTTGGAAGCCCACGCTGTAA
- a CDS encoding type II toxin-antitoxin system ParD family antitoxin translates to MNVSLTPELEQFIHSQVESGKYASADEVILAGLMLLEERERIYQGRLEELQREIMIGIEAAERGEVVDGVTVFRQLRQKLQQRHASFG, encoded by the coding sequence ATGAATGTGTCATTAACTCCAGAACTTGAACAGTTTATCCACAGTCAAGTAGAAAGCGGCAAGTACGCCTCAGCTGATGAAGTAATTCTTGCTGGACTTATGCTGTTGGAGGAACGGGAACGCATTTATCAAGGGCGACTTGAAGAATTGCAGCGGGAAATCATGATTGGAATTGAAGCGGCAGAGCGGGGAGAGGTTGTCGATGGAGTAACGGTTTTCCGCCAACTGCGACAGAAGCTGCAACAGCGTCACGCTTCCTTTGGTTAA
- a CDS encoding UPF0175 family protein encodes MSFAIPDDILQAAKMTEDELRLEVAILLYKQNKISSGKARAWTGLTVIDFQHELARRGLCINYDVEDFQADVKTLQSMG; translated from the coding sequence ATGAGCTTCGCGATTCCTGATGATATCCTACAAGCGGCAAAAATGACTGAGGATGAACTGAGGTTAGAAGTTGCTATATTGTTGTACAAGCAAAACAAAATCAGCAGTGGCAAAGCCCGTGCTTGGACTGGATTGACCGTGATTGATTTTCAGCATGAGCTTGCTAGGCGAGGGCTTTGTATCAACTACGATGTGGAGGACTTTCAGGCGGATGTCAAGACGTTGCAATCAATGGGTTGA